AAACGATCGGTCAAGAATCAGGGTTATTATTGCCGTGCCGTAGCACAAACAGTTGAAGCAATGGCCTACGTGCGTGGGCGCGTGGCTAGACTATCTCTCATATTCATCTCCTAGCACACTGACGAGTACTTCAGGTCGCAACTACTTCCTCCATCTATTTAGTAAGAAAGGACTCAACTTTTCAAGTCCAATTGATGTTATAATATATGACCGTATTCCACAGTTCCGTGTACCTGAGAAAAAGTTACAAATAGAGGTGAAAGAGACTATAATTTTGTATACCTTTACTTGAGCATCTAATTAACGATTTTTCTTATATAGTTTTCTAGAACTCAAAACTAGGAGGCAAACTCAAAGTGGTCCATCTTATGACGCCTCCATGCATGACTTCCCAAGTCAATGTGATGTTGCCTCCACCATTACATTTTCATTCTCATCTATATATACTTGAGAAGTAGGCTCTAGTCATTCACTTGTGAATGATCAAGGCTGGAattttccttaatctaaaaatatATACTTGAGTTACCCCGTGCGCGCACACGCACACACATGAGAAGTCATCACGGACGACATTCTCTGGCGATGCTgctattcatttttttttcaatgcgAATATGCAATTATTTCAGACAAATTAAATATGCTGATGTGGAGATGCTGTAACTAGAACTAGTTAATTAGTATGTGAGCACTACTTCGGAATGCTACAATCATCAATTGTTTTCTTCGAGAAGGAAAATAGAAAGAATTATAGTGATTGTCTTTTTctagtttttttataaaaaaaacaattAATGCTGTAACAATGTAATTGTTTTTCCTCGACCGCATAGCTAGTCAAAATGATATTGATTACGGTTGTACATACCCGCTTGACATTGACTATGACTTTGCAAGAGATTGAAAGGAACACTGCACAGTTCTCAACACTACTATGATCTAAATGTACAAATTAAACATGCATAGATTGAGAAATTATATTATTCGGTATTTCATCTACTAGATTTGATCCGAGCGGTCCATTAATTCAATCGGACGGTCCGAATTCGGCGGTAAGTCTGGTATCCGTTGGCCCAGTGCGCGGGGCCGATCAACCTCCACCACCTACTACCACACCCTTATCTTGGTCGAGTAGACAGTTCGCCAAGAATTGAAATTGTATGCACCACAAAATAATACTAATAAGCTTCTCCTCTCAGCTAGTCATCATATATATGTTAATAATTCACTCGGTTGTTGACGCCCTCTTAGCTTGGGCCTATATATACTCGTGCCATCTCCTCCACATTTCATCATGCATGAGCACTCTCTCACACACTACTACCTCCCTATCTTATAACGCGATCGATCGACCCTGATTAAAGGTAGCCAAGTGATCATCGTATCACTCGAGGGAGGAGTTAAAGAAAAATTAAAGGAAGGTGCGGCTCCGTTGAAGTGGCCGGCTGGCCGGTGAGCTAGCTAGGGAGCGAGCGAGCATGGGTACCATCGGGTTCCCGGTGACGAGGAGGAGCAGGTCGCTGGTGGCGCCGTCGTCGGCGACGCCGCAGGAGACGCTGCGGCTGTCGGTGATCGACCGCGTGGCGGGGCTGCGGCACCTGGTGCGGTCGCTGCACGTGTtcgacggccggcgcggcggggaggcggtggtgAATAATAATaagacgccggcgccggcgccggcggagacggtgcgGGAGGCGCTGGGGAAGGCGCTGGTGGACTACTACCCGTTGGCGGGGCGGTTCGTGGAGGAGGACGGGGAGGTGCGGGTGGCGTGCACGGCGGAGGGCGCGTGGttcgtggaggcggaggcggcgtgcACCCTGGAGGAGGTGAAGCACCTGGACCACCCCATGCTCATCCCCAAGGAGGACCTGCTGccggagccgccggcgccggacgtCGACCCCCTCGACATGCCGCTCATGATGCAGGTAAGACGGATATCCGTCTATGTTAATGCAAACGCAAAAACTAATGCAGCCTCAATTACTGAAGCATTATATTTATCTAGAATTGCTGACAAAGCAAGTCGAtagaaatgaaaataagaaaaagGTAGGAGTAATAAGCAAGAGAGAAGGAGTAATCTTTTCCAAGGTCCCAAACTAACTTTGAAGTGAATTAGCAGCGAAACAATACTAGCGTGCAGTAATGGTAGCTAGTTTATTGACGGTGTGCATGCGTATATAAATTGAAACAACTTCTTTTTCATCCctctgttgacagccaaaattgccGCAGGCTCGATTAGCTAGCGAGAATAGCATCGATCgggagaatatatatatatatatatatatatatatatatatatatatatatatatatatatatatatatatgtttattatCTGTAGTTGGTGAAAGAAATTATTAGAAATGAAACCAAGAAAGGTTTAATAAGCAAAAGATCGAGAAGGAATAATAGTGTTTTCGAAGGTCACAAACGTTGGCGCCATATCACGATCAAGTCACGAGATTGGGACTGTACCTGAAAAAGGTAGAAATGGTACCGGCATCACTCGTCAAAAGAATTTCGCACCGTTTTTTTTTCTGTGTGTGCACCTAGCATCTAGATTCTAGCCTTCTAGGGCCATGCATGGGAACCACGACAAGATCTTGTCAAGTGCATGCTAATCTAACCACCTCTGTTTTCTGCTCAGTGCTCACTGCCGTGTGGGTCACGGACTAGCAGCACGCACCAATAATACGTGCTCACTACGACACTACTACCAGTAGTGATCGATTATACTTATTAGCTAATAATCTGCAGAAAACCTGCATGGAAATGAAAAGGCTAGTCTTTTTTCGGAACCGGTTTAATTTGAAACTGATGGCAGATAGGGTCTCGTAAGTTTGAAACTGAAGCTAGAGGGACGCGTGCGAGCGAGGGAGGGATTGCATATGCACCCGTGGCGTATAAGGTGCATGTGCAACCGGTCGCAGCGCAGCAGGTGGTGATGGAGATAGAGCGCGCGTGCTAGCTTTTGGCGGCAAATTAACCATGCGTATGTGCAGTTGGGCCATcgagatccatccatccatccagcgTCTCTGTGCTAGCTCCAACTGCTACGTACGTTCCTCTAACGCATCGATCGATCACAGCAGGCGTACACGTACGTGCAGTGCCTTAGTACTACGGAATGATGGAATACCAGTATACCACGACCTCAGAAGTTGATCAGAATTGAcaagggcaccaacttcctgtACCTACTTACCTACCCGCCTACCACTACAGGACATGGGAATACTTAACATATCTGAAAGGTTGGAAGGCTGTTGTTGATCGATGTATAGAGATTGGTTACCAGATACCACGACAACATTTGGTGCGTCCTCTGCTAGCTATATGATCGAAAAAGGGGCACGCATTGGTGGCGCCCACTAGTGTGGCACGTGTACGTCTCCTAGTTTCCTTCATATCCATCCCGATCCCATATATATGAATAAACAACATGATCTATCCAAGGGAAAAGTTGGACAATACACATGCAGTTAATTATTACAGAGGTGGCCCGTCTGGTAGTATTATATTATTCACAGATCACAATGATGTTAAGGTTGTAGTTGTTCTTAATTGAAAAGGTGACAAGAAGAAAGCTGTGAGAATGTGATAACTTGGGAGGTACGTTCAAATCAACTTttgtcagaaaaaaaaactcttagCCTGGAGTAGAAGACTAGCTAAACACTTTGCAGCCAACCATGCGAAGAGACAACATGTATGGCtccatatatataaaaaaaacttaCTTATCCTCTCACATATCTTTTCATGGCTCGGCATGGGCCATGCATGACACTTCCTTTCTCATCATTCAACTTAACGAAATCATTTAGCCTGCTGGAGACCAAAAAGCTACATAATGGCCAGGCTAGCCAAGCTGATGATAAGCATTGCAAATATATGTACTTACGTTGGAGTGCTACATTACTGTGTTGACCATGGTGCATGCATGACCGCACGGAAATGTACCTTCAGCGTCCAGTAAAAAGAAAAAGGCGAAATCTTCAGCAAATCTAGTGGCGCACCGACGTACTCGTGTGGACGTGTGGTTGGTGAAAAAAGGCTCTGGATAAACGTCGGTAGCACTGGGGGCGGTGAACGGTCTGGCAGATGGCAAGCAGGCGCCCAAATGGTCATTCATGCATTAGTTGTTGGGTCAGTGaaaaggggggagagagagagagatgtgcAGGTCAAGACTCAAGAGGCTCCATCCGTGGCGTAGCTTTCAGCCTTTATTTCACTCCGAGCGAGTGACAATGGCCTCGAGTACTGACATGATGTTATCCCTTGACTAGCTACCAAATTTAACCATCTATCAATCGACTTTCTCCCTCGCTTGCCACGTAGGTTCATGTACTTACTGGATGTGCATGCTGCATGGTACACAGATGGTTAGCTGCTAACTCCACAATATTTGGCCAACTAACGGAGTCTCCATATTCGCTCTCAaaatctagaaattcccacattaatcggagaaaaatagaaaaataaaaattactcaccactgcaaattagcctaaaatatctctgtgcctaattaaaaatcacccaccaatgccattatgaaaaaataaatataatctattattatcttattatttgaccaaTAAATAGAGCCTCCACAATTgctctcaaggcctaaaaattcccacattaatcggagaaaaataaaaaaataaaaattatccaccactgccattacaatAAGTTctaaggcctagaaattcccacattaatcggagaaaaatagaaaaataaaaattacgcaccactgccattataataaaaattagcctaaaatacccttaTTCCacattaaaaatcacccaccaataccgttatgaaaaattaaatataaaatatcatttagctatatatcaggcctagaaattctcacgttaatcggaaaaaaatagaaaaataaaaaatacccaccactaccattacgataaaaattagactaaaatacccctatgccTAATTagaaatcacccaccaatgtcattatgaaaatttaaatataaaatattatttagctatgtatcagttacaaatatatactattaataaaaaccaAAGCTAACAAcattcaatcaaaataaaatgaaaataagaataattatctgcataatattattaaagctcaacaaatcaaattattattataggtagattatagttgaattgttttaatcaataataagacataatttacgataataaacaggatgatgtatggtaaaaaaaattgtataacCTTTAAGTAAAGATAAAACGACAAGCAATTTTTTACGGGCTAATTAATTATCATGCATCTTCCAAGCAGCATAGTTCTTCATGCATGAATCATGAAATTGTGGCCGCGCGGCGCAGGTGACCGAGTTCGCGTGCGGCGGCTTCGTGGTGGGGCTCATCTCCGTGCACACCATCGCCGACGGCCTCGGCGCCGGGCAGTTCCTCAACGCGGTGGCGGACTACGCGCGCGGCCTCCCCAGGCCCCGCGTGTCCCCCGTCTGGGCGCGCGACCTCATCCCGGCGCCGTCCAGGAtcgtgtcgccgccgccgcgcttcgAGCTGCTGGACCTCCGCTACTTCACCGTGGACCTGAGCCCGGAGCACATCGCCAAGGTCAAGTCCATCTTCTTCGAGGCGACGGGGCAGCGCTGCTCGGCGTTCGACGTGTGCGTCGCCAAGACCTGGCAGTCCCGCGTCCGCGCGCTCCGGCTGGACGGCGGCGACCCGGCGCGGCCCGTGCACGTGTGCTTCTTCGCCAACACGCGGCACCTCCTGCCGCAGCTGTCGGCGCCCGGCGGGTTCTACGGCAACTGCTTCTACACGGTGAGGGCGACGCGGCCgtgcggcgaggtggcgggcgccggcgtggtggaggtGGTGCGCGCCGTCCGGGACGCCAAGGCGCGGCTGGCGGCGGACTTCGCGCGGTGGGCAGCGGGCGGGTTCGAGCGGGACCCCTACGAGCTCACCTTCAGCTACGACTCGCTCTTCGTCTCGGACTGGACGCGGCTGGGGTTCCTGGAGGCGGACTACGGGTGGGGCGCGCCGGCGCACGTCGTGCCCTTCTCCTACCACCCCTTCATGGCCGTCGCCGTCatcggcgcgccgccggcgcccaagCCCGGCGCGCGCGTCATGACCATGTGCGTCACGGAGAAGCACCTGCCGGAGTTCCAGGACCAGATGAACGCCTTCGCCGCCGGGAACCACCAGTGACGACGACGGCGTGCGCCCATCGCCATTATGGATCGATCGATCGTCTAGCTTGCTATGCCTCTCTCAAGAACTGCATGCTGAGTGGATCTATTTGCTTGCTGCGTGTAATTTGTAGTATTTCAAACTCGCCACAACTAGCGTTGCCTGCCAGCAGGCTCTGCCCGAAAATGGAAGCGTCTGTAAATCGTCGCGGATGAAATAAAAACCGAGATGCACGATTAATTTGTGCATGGCTAGCTAGATCGAGTTTGGTTGTGTGCTAGCTGCAAGTGTGCGTCTTATTGTCTGCGTCTGTGCTTTGTAAAAAGAAAATGGTCTTGCAacgttaaaaaaaaaacagaagcaTGATTTGTACATGCATGTGGCTAGTTAGCTTTTGATTATTGGGTACGTGGTGCGATTGTGCGTGCGCGCGTATGTGATCATCATCTGCGTTTATGTttcgggaaaaaaaaagaaacaatgtTGTCCGTACCTGATGTATACGTGGAGGTACGATAGAGACATCAACGACTTGCTTGTGGTTGAAACTTAATTATGTGACTGACGTTGATTTCTCCGGTGGATTTAACTCATGATGGCGTCGGCCTAGCTAACGAAGTTGAAAGCGCCGGCAATGCTACTCACCAATTCCTATTTAGGTGGGGGCGGTTTAATGGACTGGCTACTAAATCATTAGTTCGCCTATGATGTATAAGCTAGGGTACTGAAACTGAAAGCATCATCGTCTGGTCATCATGCCTCTACTTGCTGACGCCAAGCTGCCGCCGGCGTGACGTACGCAGCCACCAACACACGACGAGCTCTCCTTTCCCTCGGCGACTGCAGCGCGCAGGGGCGGCGAGAGATGCATGCAGGTGCTCCTGCCGGCGGGGACGGTACGGTGTTCATGATAGAATTAGACAGACTTAAACATTAGAGCCTAATAACCCAagatcttaacataacctagttcatgacaaatcaatctaatgtggaataaattaataaacattataccagcgttagcagttgcagcagccatttacgcctgatccgtagaggaagtaggcgttcttATCGGTGTAGAAGACGCAGCAGCGAATCGGCGTCCTTCGGGCGCCAacgggagtgcttggccttccaaacccctccagtgcctttagcgatcagactagcggtggctagggttttagtATGACGTGAATGGGtgtttaaggtgctaaccacgtccttatatttataggcactgtggggctgggggccagcatctggaaacgggcctaatgggcctgctgatcacagcccattagggttttatcattaggtttccttaatcGCGTTTAGATAGTTTAAACGTTTCCTAATAGTAAAGATCACAATatatcttaactgaaatatttatttccaacattctcccacttgatcgaacggTTAAGGCTAATGTTCGTATCATACTAATATTCACCCTTAGTAGTAACAGAAAGTACCAGACCAATGCGTCGTCAGTAGCTTGATGCACTACTGGGACCCCATTACCCACAGTCTCACTGAAACACCTCGGTAGAACGCTTATTCGTTAGTTGGGAATCATAATGGCCCTAAACCAGGACCTAAAGACTATCCACCAAACCCATATTAGTAACGTGCTGCTTAAACACGTttggtggtaagcctttagtgagcggatccgctaacatagaattagttcttatgtgctcaatcttaatggttcgatcctggcatctttctttcacaacatgatacttaaggtcaatgtgtttggaagcatcacttgacttgttgttacTCGAAAAGAATACTGCAGACTGATTATCACAGTATAACATTATAGGTTCCGTAATGCTGTCAATCAGGGGTGGAATCGAGCTGAGCCTCGacttttttcgagctttcttcgaaatcaatatattcgtatttattat
The nucleotide sequence above comes from Panicum virgatum strain AP13 chromosome 3K, P.virgatum_v5, whole genome shotgun sequence. Encoded proteins:
- the LOC120697380 gene encoding acyl transferase 4-like — encoded protein: MGTIGFPVTRRSRSLVAPSSATPQETLRLSVIDRVAGLRHLVRSLHVFDGRRGGEAVVNNNKTPAPAPAETVREALGKALVDYYPLAGRFVEEDGEVRVACTAEGAWFVEAEAACTLEEVKHLDHPMLIPKEDLLPEPPAPDVDPLDMPLMMQVTEFACGGFVVGLISVHTIADGLGAGQFLNAVADYARGLPRPRVSPVWARDLIPAPSRIVSPPPRFELLDLRYFTVDLSPEHIAKVKSIFFEATGQRCSAFDVCVAKTWQSRVRALRLDGGDPARPVHVCFFANTRHLLPQLSAPGGFYGNCFYTVRATRPCGEVAGAGVVEVVRAVRDAKARLAADFARWAAGGFERDPYELTFSYDSLFVSDWTRLGFLEADYGWGAPAHVVPFSYHPFMAVAVIGAPPAPKPGARVMTMCVTEKHLPEFQDQMNAFAAGNHQ